In a genomic window of Erinaceus europaeus chromosome 12, mEriEur2.1, whole genome shotgun sequence:
- the LOC103125886 gene encoding histone H3.3A, with amino-acid sequence MARTKQTARKSTGGKAPRKQLATKAARKSAPSTGGVKKPHRYRPGTVALREIRRYQKSTELLIRKLPFQRLVREIAQDFKTDLRFQSAAIGALQEASEAYLVGLFEDTNLCAIHAKRVTIMPKDIQLARRIRGERA; translated from the exons ATGGCCCGAACCAAGCAGACTGCGCGTAAGTCGACGGGTGGAAAAGCGCCCCGCAAACAGCTGGCAACTAAAGCCGCCAGGAAAAGCGCCCCCTCTACCGGCGGGGTGAAAAAGCCTCATCGCTACAG GCCCGGGACCGTGGCGCTGCGAGAAATCCGTCGCTATCAGAAGTCGACGGAGCTGCTGATCCGGAAGCTGCCTTTCCAGAGGCTGGTGAGGGAGATCGCCCAGGATTTCAAGACCGACTTGAGGTTTCAGAGCGCTGCCATCggcgccctgcag GAGGCTAGTGAAGCGTACCTGGTGGGGTTATTTGAAGATACCAATCTGTGTGCCATCCACGCCAAGAGAGTCACCATCATGCCCAAAGACATCCAGTTGGCTCGCCGGATAcggggggagagagcataa